TCTGTCGATGCATTCTTGATGAAAAACATGGTAGCATGTTGTTAGAAGCCGTAGGAGGATGTGTTCTTCTTCGAACTCGAGAAGACAAATCGCGCATTCGAGTCCTTGGTTatcttctctaagatctttcaccGAGGAGAATGGAAACAATGGGAAGGACTGGATGATATGCGGCTCTAAACCGGGGTTAACCGGTGGTTGGCTGGCGTTTTCTTGTTGTGATTGGATTTGATTTCCGGGTGATCTGTTGCCGTAACGGCTATCCCAGGCATGTGAGACAGTGTGGAAGAAACACTTGCAGAAATAGAGAGCGCAGAAACcgatgaagaagacgacgagGAGGATCACGGTTAGGATTACAAAGAGTGGCGGTTTACTGTACTGTTGTGGTGGCTGAGATCGAAGAGTTGTGTTTGATCCGAGCGGTTTCGTTATCGGCATTGAAGGAAAGAGTGTCGGAGATTGCTTATCTCCGATTCAATGACTggaatgttttctttttggtttcttgatttatattttgtttttggtttttgttttgaagGAATATGGTGAGTGTGTTGAGTTTTTGTGTATGGTGAGTGTGTTCAGGATGTGTTTACTTAATTTAGAAATGAGTTTTGTTAGTTGTGTGTGTTTGATTGGTTTAACTTGCATTGAA
This genomic interval from Brassica napus cultivar Da-Ae chromosome A6, Da-Ae, whole genome shotgun sequence contains the following:
- the LOC106400109 gene encoding RING-H2 finger protein ATL30, with amino-acid sequence MPITKPLGSNTTLRSQPPQQYSKPPLFVILTVILLVVFFIGFCALYFCKCFFHTVSHAWDSRYGNRSPGNQIQSQQENASQPPVNPGLEPHIIQSFPLFPFSSVKDLREDNQGLECAICLLEFEEEHILLRLLTTCYHVFHQECIDRWLDSNKTCPVCRRNLDPNAPENIKELIIEVIHENSNGNHEQPSTSNEVSLSRQSSSSGMTEPLPDKFSRSKTTGHSIVRNKPEEEDRYTLRLPDHVKIKVTRRHNNNQTESCISFGELMRNRQGRFGELSGQSLVPESQS